One window from the genome of Chloroherpetonaceae bacterium encodes:
- a CDS encoding diguanylate cyclase — MKILLVDDDQFAISLFKKFLEKESFEVVTAFSSKDALDILAIEEIDVVITDWMMPEMDGYELTKAIREQQANRYVFIIMISARGGKWRYIEAMESGVDDFISKPLDGDEVLAKLRTAKRMLAYQSVLYERSITDKLTGLSNRSKFYEFFQKEWRRLARNASPLSLLMIDVDHFKKYNDTYGHLAGDKALQEVSSVLKHASQRVTDLAARLGGEEFAIIYSNTDLNTAHRYAESIRTAVSNLRIRNEGVSPDHYLSVSIGIFSLSVTPSESMDTFIEFADKALYQAKSRGRNQICLYPNLVQEGLV, encoded by the coding sequence ATGAAAATTCTCTTAGTTGATGATGATCAATTTGCAATCAGCTTGTTTAAGAAGTTCCTCGAAAAGGAATCATTTGAAGTGGTAACTGCATTTTCATCAAAGGATGCACTTGACATATTGGCAATCGAAGAAATCGATGTGGTTATTACGGATTGGATGATGCCCGAAATGGATGGATACGAACTAACGAAAGCCATTCGGGAGCAACAAGCGAATCGATATGTTTTCATCATTATGATTAGTGCACGAGGCGGTAAATGGCGCTACATCGAAGCGATGGAATCGGGCGTCGATGATTTTATTTCAAAACCGCTTGATGGGGATGAAGTGCTTGCCAAGTTAAGAACGGCCAAGCGAATGCTGGCTTATCAATCAGTTCTTTATGAGCGATCGATTACCGATAAGCTCACCGGACTTTCGAACCGATCCAAATTTTACGAATTCTTTCAGAAAGAATGGCGAAGGCTTGCAAGAAACGCGTCCCCACTTTCGCTCTTGATGATTGATGTGGATCATTTCAAAAAGTATAATGATACCTACGGTCATCTTGCTGGTGATAAAGCGCTGCAAGAAGTTTCTTCGGTCTTAAAGCACGCCAGCCAACGCGTAACCGACCTTGCGGCACGGCTGGGCGGAGAGGAATTTGCAATCATTTACTCGAACACCGATTTGAACACCGCGCATCGATATGCCGAAAGTATTCGTACGGCGGTATCAAATTTAAGGATAAGGAATGAAGGCGTTTCGCCCGATCACTACTTGAGTGTCAGTATCGGGATTTTCAGTTTAAGCGTTACGCCATCTGAATCTATGGATACTTTCATTGAATTTGCTGATAAAGCACTGTATCAAGCAAAGTCTCGCGGGCGAAATCAAATATGCCTTTATCCCAATCTTGTTCAGGAGGGGCTTGTTTAA
- a CDS encoding GAF domain-containing sensor histidine kinase, producing the protein MSKPYEFSAELQLYKKQYDSLLELSRSPAIDSGDSELAFREIVWTAAATLQCERASIWLYNDSRDAITCVCLYSRKQKEFSFGEILHAADFPAYFQYLNEERFLSASDTYNDPATLEFKNGYLEEHDIRSMLDAPIRLDGNMIGVLCHEHCGEIREWSIVEQSYAGVLSEMVSRAIQAKNREKAQRELKIVNENLERIIHNKTNHLEAALQSSEEKLIRLQQLNRDKNQMMGMVVHDLKNPLTAVTLYADSILMSNPTREQAQYAHLIQDIVTRMTKTIEGFLQSMESDSGRISLRKRPIDMAQLIMLVVSMNEEQAKRKEQSISLELEDGCLANVDEDKMCEVLDNLVSNAIKYSERGKEIRIVVKRVEYPNPKPQFLSSVVVAVSDKGQGFSEDDKHNLFGSFQRLSSTPTAGESASGLGLSIAKQLVELHEGKIWVHSDGKDKGATFYVELPAAEN; encoded by the coding sequence ATGAGTAAACCGTACGAATTTTCGGCTGAGCTGCAGCTTTATAAAAAACAGTACGATTCCCTGCTTGAACTTTCGCGTTCACCCGCGATTGATAGCGGCGACTCCGAACTCGCCTTCCGCGAAATTGTTTGGACTGCCGCCGCAACCTTGCAATGCGAGCGCGCTTCCATTTGGCTCTACAACGATTCGCGCGATGCCATCACGTGCGTTTGCCTTTACTCACGAAAACAAAAAGAATTTTCATTCGGCGAAATTTTGCATGCTGCCGATTTCCCCGCCTATTTTCAATATCTCAACGAAGAACGCTTCCTTTCCGCCTCCGATACCTATAACGACCCCGCGACATTGGAATTCAAAAACGGGTATTTGGAAGAGCATGACATCCGCTCAATGCTTGACGCCCCGATTCGGCTTGATGGGAATATGATTGGCGTGCTGTGTCATGAACACTGCGGGGAAATACGGGAGTGGTCGATTGTTGAGCAAAGCTATGCCGGCGTGCTTTCGGAAATGGTTTCGCGGGCTATCCAAGCCAAGAATCGCGAAAAGGCGCAGCGCGAGCTTAAGATTGTCAATGAAAATCTTGAACGCATCATTCACAATAAAACCAACCACTTAGAGGCCGCTCTGCAAAGCTCGGAAGAAAAGCTGATTCGGCTTCAGCAGTTGAACCGCGATAAAAATCAAATGATGGGAATGGTGGTGCATGACTTGAAAAATCCGCTCACGGCCGTCACACTTTACGCCGATTCCATTTTAATGAGCAACCCCACCCGCGAGCAAGCTCAGTATGCGCATTTGATTCAAGATATCGTCACCCGAATGACGAAAACCATTGAAGGCTTTCTTCAAAGTATGGAAAGTGATTCGGGTAGAATCTCTCTGAGAAAGCGACCGATTGATATGGCGCAGCTGATTATGCTGGTTGTTTCGATGAATGAAGAACAGGCCAAGCGCAAGGAACAATCAATATCGCTTGAATTGGAAGATGGATGCCTTGCCAATGTGGATGAAGATAAAATGTGCGAAGTGCTGGATAATCTGGTTTCCAACGCCATAAAATATTCGGAGCGAGGCAAAGAGATTCGAATCGTGGTGAAGCGTGTGGAGTATCCTAATCCAAAGCCGCAATTTCTTTCAAGCGTGGTTGTGGCAGTATCGGATAAAGGTCAAGGGTTTTCGGAAGATGATAAACACAATCTTTTTGGATCATTTCAACGGCTTTCTTCAACCCCGACGGCCGGAGAGAGCGCTTCGGGCTTGGGGCTTTCAATTGCAAAGCAATTGGTAGAATTGCATGAGGGGAAAATATGGGTTCACTCCGATGGCAAAGATAAGGGCGCAACTTTTTATGTGGAACTGCCGGCGGCTGAGAATTAA
- a CDS encoding CDC48 family AAA ATPase — MTNDNLISPPATLSLKIKEGLQKDVGRSIARLDPADMNSLGLVGGDIIEILGKSKALAKVMPVYADDRGKSIIQLDGILRENCGAGLDEKVKISKAAIQPAEMILLEPLSGTLRTENDIRYISSLLDSIPAIKGNRLRTVFFGVKPSEFRVLDTEPKGAVIISSSTQFKLSQSSSPAASERSQGITYEDIGGLGNQIQRIREMIELPLRYPELFERLGIRAPKGVLLFGPPGTGKTLIARAVANETSAFFTSISGPEIMGKLYGESEQKLRAVFEEAGRKAPSIIFIDEIDSIAPKREDMGSEKQVEKRVVAQLLALMDGLASRGQVIVIGATNLPNAIDPALRRPGRFDREISIPIPDQRGRLEILGIHTRGMPLSQEVSLERLSEITHGFVGADLEALGREAAMAAIRGILPEIDFAKKEIPFETLANLSVTMDHFRDALRDVEPSAIREFFVEVPNVHWEDVGGLETVKQELVEAIEYPTRFKEVFQSIGAKPPKGILLSGPPGTGKTLLAKAAASQSGINFISVKAAELLSRFLGEPERSLREIFKTAKHAAPCLIFFDEIDALLPKRSGSDNSTSDRLVAQFLTEMDGIEELVGVVVLAATNRPDMLDVAVLRSGRFDLSLELSLPTEKDREQIFDIHLRGKTLGKSLLTENTFLLKDLAKKTEGFTGADIEFICRKATMLAVRECLAENHPTATLEERHLHQAIAEKQRGKN, encoded by the coding sequence ATGACAAACGACAACCTCATTTCTCCGCCTGCAACTCTGAGTTTAAAGATTAAAGAAGGATTACAAAAAGATGTTGGTCGTTCAATTGCGAGGCTCGACCCCGCCGATATGAATTCACTTGGACTTGTGGGAGGCGACATCATTGAAATATTAGGCAAATCAAAAGCACTTGCGAAAGTGATGCCCGTTTATGCCGATGACCGCGGCAAATCCATCATTCAACTTGATGGCATCTTGCGCGAAAACTGCGGCGCCGGACTTGATGAAAAAGTGAAAATCTCCAAAGCCGCGATTCAACCGGCAGAGATGATTTTGCTCGAACCGCTCAGCGGCACGCTTCGTACCGAAAATGACATTCGCTACATTTCTTCGCTCTTGGATTCCATCCCCGCCATTAAAGGCAATCGGCTTCGCACCGTATTCTTTGGTGTAAAACCTTCAGAATTTCGTGTGCTTGATACCGAACCGAAGGGCGCGGTGATTATTTCTTCCTCGACACAATTCAAACTTTCACAATCCAGTTCACCTGCTGCAAGTGAGCGAAGCCAAGGCATTACTTATGAAGATATTGGCGGCTTGGGCAATCAAATTCAGCGCATACGCGAAATGATTGAACTCCCGCTTCGCTACCCCGAACTCTTTGAACGCTTAGGGATTCGTGCGCCAAAGGGCGTGTTACTTTTCGGGCCACCCGGTACAGGGAAAACCCTCATTGCTCGTGCCGTTGCCAACGAAACTTCCGCATTCTTCACAAGCATTTCAGGCCCTGAAATTATGGGCAAACTTTATGGCGAATCGGAACAAAAACTTCGCGCGGTATTTGAAGAAGCCGGGCGAAAGGCACCAAGCATCATCTTCATTGATGAAATTGATTCGATTGCGCCAAAGCGCGAAGATATGGGCAGCGAAAAGCAAGTGGAAAAACGCGTTGTGGCGCAGCTTTTGGCCTTAATGGATGGGCTTGCTTCACGCGGACAAGTGATTGTGATTGGTGCAACCAATTTGCCCAATGCCATCGACCCCGCGCTTCGTCGCCCGGGCCGATTCGATCGTGAAATCTCCATTCCCATTCCCGATCAGCGCGGCAGACTTGAAATCTTGGGCATTCATACTCGTGGAATGCCGCTTTCTCAAGAGGTTTCGCTTGAACGCCTTTCGGAAATCACGCACGGCTTTGTCGGTGCCGACCTTGAAGCGCTTGGCCGCGAAGCCGCAATGGCTGCAATACGCGGCATCTTGCCTGAAATTGATTTTGCCAAAAAGGAAATTCCTTTTGAAACCCTTGCGAATCTCTCGGTCACGATGGATCACTTTCGCGATGCCTTGCGTGATGTAGAGCCTTCGGCGATTCGTGAGTTTTTTGTGGAAGTGCCGAATGTCCATTGGGAGGATGTCGGTGGGCTTGAGACGGTTAAGCAAGAATTGGTGGAAGCGATTGAATATCCCACGCGCTTTAAGGAAGTCTTTCAGTCGATTGGTGCAAAACCGCCAAAAGGCATTTTACTTTCCGGCCCACCGGGCACAGGGAAAACCTTGCTTGCAAAGGCCGCAGCAAGCCAATCGGGCATTAATTTTATTTCTGTGAAAGCGGCGGAATTGCTTTCACGCTTTTTGGGTGAGCCGGAGCGAAGCCTTCGCGAAATCTTCAAAACGGCGAAGCATGCCGCGCCTTGCCTCATCTTCTTCGACGAAATCGACGCGCTTTTGCCCAAACGCAGTGGCAGCGATAACAGCACGAGCGATCGGCTTGTGGCGCAATTTTTAACCGAAATGGATGGCATTGAGGAACTTGTGGGCGTGGTGGTACTCGCCGCGACAAACCGCCCCGATATGCTCGATGTTGCCGTGCTTCGCAGCGGGCGCTTTGATCTCTCGCTTGAACTGTCGCTTCCCACAGAAAAAGATCGGGAACAGATTTTTGATATTCACCTTCGCGGCAAAACACTCGGCAAAAGCCTGCTAACCGAAAACACATTCCTTTTGAAAGACTTGGCGAAGAAAACCGAAGGATTCACAGGCGCAGATATTGAATTCATTTGCCGCAAAGCCACAATGCTCGCCGTGCGCGAATGCTTGGCAGAAAACCATCCCACCGCCACTTTGGAAGAACGCCATCTCCATCAAGCAATTGCAGAAAAGCAACGCGGAAAGAATTAA
- a CDS encoding DNA methyltransferase gives MNQLILGDCLEVLKKLPSNSIDLIYLDPPFFSNRNYEIIWGDEGEVRSFQDRWSGGIDQYIAWLKERVEEMHRLLKPTGSIFLHCDWHANAEIKIFIMNRIFKEENFRGEVIWQRTTTHNDAKKKLPVLKDTIWFYSKTSNFNYNPIYGDYNIEYLEKAYNKYDDKGRFRLDNLANPSRVNKNGLYEYKGYKPPKNGWRCTIEKMKEWDENGLIWFPVDKNGRLAFKRYLDEDKGTLVGDVWTDIPNVQFQSFERIGYPTQKPIKLLERIIQMASNEGDTVLDPFVGGGTTVVVADKLNRHWIGIDQSVAAIKVTELRLANQQDLFSKPYAIQLHKYDYDTLRYKDAFEFESWIITQFGGTPNAKKGGDKGIDGKSKDNAPIQVKRSDDIGVNVIKNFFVSAKQYDKVAFERNIHERKPVGYIIAFSFGKGAIQEAARIKNDENAIIKLVSVSEIIPIAKKPTLQVSFEDKGADKKGLREIEFRAVANSESGIEFYAWDWNFDSEKNHFKPEVLMDKEGVQTAKFKAGSHIVAVKAFDNDGLESLEVIRLKVNGVVTKE, from the coding sequence ATGAACCAACTCATCCTCGGCGACTGCCTTGAAGTCTTGAAAAAACTACCTTCAAACAGCATCGACCTGATTTACTTAGACCCTCCCTTCTTCTCAAACCGAAACTATGAAATTATTTGGGGCGATGAAGGGGAAGTCCGCAGTTTCCAAGACCGTTGGAGCGGCGGCATTGACCAATACATCGCGTGGCTGAAAGAACGCGTCGAGGAAATGCACCGCCTGCTCAAACCCACCGGCTCCATCTTCCTCCATTGCGATTGGCATGCAAATGCAGAAATAAAAATTTTTATAATGAATAGAATTTTTAAGGAAGAGAATTTTAGAGGTGAAGTAATTTGGCAACGAACAACTACTCATAACGATGCGAAAAAGAAACTTCCAGTCCTTAAAGATACTATATGGTTTTACTCTAAAACTTCAAATTTTAATTATAACCCAATTTATGGTGATTATAATATTGAGTATTTAGAAAAGGCCTACAATAAATATGATGATAAAGGAAGATTTCGATTAGATAATTTAGCAAACCCGAGTAGGGTAAATAAAAACGGATTGTATGAATACAAAGGATACAAACCGCCAAAAAACGGATGGCGCTGTACAATTGAAAAAATGAAAGAATGGGATGAAAATGGTTTAATATGGTTTCCAGTCGATAAAAATGGAAGATTAGCATTTAAGAGATATTTAGATGAAGATAAAGGGACGCTGGTGGGAGATGTTTGGACAGATATACCAAATGTTCAATTTCAATCTTTTGAAAGAATCGGCTACCCTACCCAAAAACCCATAAAATTATTAGAGCGCATTATTCAAATGGCAAGCAACGAGGGCGATACCGTGCTTGACCCTTTTGTCGGTGGGGGTACAACGGTGGTTGTTGCCGATAAATTAAACCGACATTGGATAGGAATAGACCAATCGGTAGCCGCCATAAAAGTAACGGAATTGCGCTTAGCCAATCAACAAGATTTATTCTCAAAACCCTACGCCATTCAACTGCATAAATACGACTACGATACACTTCGGTATAAAGATGCCTTTGAATTTGAAAGTTGGATTATTACCCAATTTGGCGGTACGCCCAATGCAAAAAAAGGCGGCGATAAAGGCATCGATGGAAAAAGCAAAGACAATGCGCCGATTCAAGTCAAACGCTCTGATGATATTGGGGTGAATGTGATTAAAAATTTCTTTGTTTCGGCAAAGCAATACGATAAAGTTGCTTTCGAGAGAAATATTCATGAAAGAAAACCTGTTGGTTATATCATCGCGTTTAGTTTTGGCAAAGGCGCCATTCAAGAAGCGGCGCGGATTAAAAATGATGAAAATGCAATAATTAAATTGGTATCTGTTAGCGAGATTATTCCTATCGCCAAAAAACCAACCTTGCAAGTATCGTTTGAAGATAAAGGCGCCGATAAAAAGGGGCTTCGGGAAATCGAATTTCGCGCCGTTGCCAATTCAGAATCCGGCATCGAATTTTATGCGTGGGATTGGAATTTCGATAGCGAAAAAAACCACTTTAAGCCCGAAGTGTTAATGGATAAAGAAGGCGTTCAGACGGCAAAATTTAAGGCTGGCAGTCATATTGTTGCTGTGAAAGCGTTCGATAACGATGGGCTTGAAAGCCTTGAAGTGATTCGATTGAAAGTTAATGGGGTGGTGACAAAAGAATAA
- a CDS encoding glycosyltransferase family 1 protein — translation MPIELISCQHRSCGIGRYSEELSQAFIRIGASLTLSRKGKGDTNHIRNYRYRSFGGLRHYIAPYYLAADIAKRKHHLNLNETVYHADYVDAAFAYSIAGVKNAPLITTVHDAIPFIYSSSQAAFYNYLIQLKRAATISKKLIVVSEQSREDLIRLAKIPVEKIAVIPNGINHNQFFPDAVKTANERFTVRYIGGLSKHKNVDLVLKTAKVIESRGLEIDFEIGGGFPEKTNLPSLAHHIGLKRLRFTGYISDGELRNFYAKADVFIFPSLYEGFGFPPLEAMASGTAVISSNRGSLNEILKGGAIVTEPNEFIFADRIEELYRNKPLREKLRQKGIQRAKAFTWEKCAEETQSIYQDIIPSFARYQTPFNEQKTALIDKTASYANSEPIFEKFD, via the coding sequence ATGCCAATCGAATTGATTTCTTGCCAACATCGCTCGTGTGGAATCGGCAGATATAGCGAGGAGCTTTCACAAGCTTTTATCAGAATTGGGGCTTCATTAACCTTAAGCCGCAAAGGAAAAGGCGATACCAATCACATTCGAAACTACCGTTATCGCTCGTTTGGCGGGCTTCGGCACTATATCGCTCCGTATTACTTGGCGGCAGATATTGCGAAACGAAAGCATCACTTGAACTTGAATGAAACGGTGTATCATGCCGACTATGTCGATGCGGCATTTGCATACAGTATCGCGGGAGTGAAGAATGCGCCGCTCATCACCACTGTTCACGATGCGATTCCCTTCATTTACTCAAGCTCGCAAGCGGCTTTCTATAACTATTTGATACAATTGAAGCGTGCTGCGACGATTTCAAAAAAATTGATTGTGGTTTCGGAGCAATCGCGGGAAGATTTGATTCGCTTAGCAAAAATTCCGGTGGAGAAAATCGCTGTGATTCCGAATGGAATCAACCATAATCAATTTTTTCCTGATGCAGTTAAAACGGCGAATGAACGCTTTACGGTGCGTTACATCGGCGGGCTTTCGAAGCATAAGAATGTTGACTTGGTTCTAAAAACAGCGAAGGTGATTGAATCGCGTGGGCTTGAGATTGACTTTGAAATTGGCGGCGGTTTCCCCGAAAAAACAAACCTTCCGAGCCTTGCGCATCACATCGGTCTCAAGCGGCTTCGCTTTACCGGGTATATCTCTGATGGTGAACTTCGCAATTTCTATGCAAAAGCTGATGTCTTCATTTTCCCAAGTTTATATGAGGGGTTTGGGTTTCCGCCCTTAGAAGCGATGGCATCGGGAACGGCGGTGATATCGAGTAACCGCGGGTCGCTCAATGAAATCTTAAAAGGCGGGGCAATCGTAACTGAGCCAAATGAGTTCATTTTTGCGGATCGGATTGAAGAGCTTTATCGAAATAAGCCGCTCCGCGAAAAGCTGCGCCAAAAAGGGATTCAACGCGCAAAAGCATTCACTTGGGAAAAATGTGCGGAAGAAACGCAATCCATTTACCAAGACATCATTCCGAGCTTCGCCCGATATCAAACCCCATTCAACGAGCAAAAGACCGCACTTATCGATAAAACGGCTTCGTACGCGAATTCAGAACCGATATTTGAAAAATTCGATTAA
- a CDS encoding glycosyltransferase family A protein produces the protein MKPIISVVIPTYNRAESLLDLLQTLQGQSLPNSDYEVIVVSDGSTDGTARVVRAMQRIMTNLAFFEQANSGPAAARNNGVLQAKGKFIAFTDDDCLASRDWLKEIVKTLETKPIIGIQGKTTTYKEEKTPLTHQIENHFGHPALPTCNAAFHKWAFQAVGGFDTSFPFAHNEDADLAWRIQALGEISFEPSVHIIHPPRKEAFSKLAKRMRILESEFLLFYKNQKLYQTHRTSSPWVTIYKEVFLIHLFRHLKSHFKYVARPRLFFQGVALNVVWWISLIKLFPKFRKAELKYQSHYKSS, from the coding sequence ATGAAACCGATTATTTCCGTCGTGATTCCAACTTACAACCGCGCCGAGTCTTTATTAGACTTGCTACAAACGCTGCAAGGTCAATCGTTACCAAATTCCGATTATGAAGTAATTGTCGTTAGTGATGGCAGTACCGATGGTACGGCGCGGGTTGTCAGGGCGATGCAGCGCATTATGACGAACCTTGCATTTTTTGAGCAAGCCAATTCCGGCCCTGCCGCAGCAAGAAATAACGGCGTCTTGCAGGCGAAAGGAAAGTTTATCGCTTTTACTGATGACGACTGTTTAGCCTCGAGAGATTGGCTCAAGGAAATTGTTAAAACCTTAGAAACAAAACCCATTATCGGTATCCAAGGGAAAACGACAACCTACAAAGAAGAAAAGACGCCGCTCACTCATCAAATTGAAAATCACTTTGGGCATCCTGCGCTTCCCACTTGCAATGCGGCATTTCATAAATGGGCATTTCAAGCTGTTGGTGGGTTTGATACCTCGTTTCCTTTTGCTCACAATGAAGATGCGGATCTTGCGTGGCGAATTCAAGCCTTAGGGGAAATTTCATTTGAGCCGAGTGTTCACATTATTCATCCTCCTCGCAAAGAAGCGTTTTCAAAATTGGCAAAGCGGATGCGGATTTTAGAAAGTGAATTTTTGCTCTTCTATAAAAATCAAAAGTTGTATCAAACGCATCGAACCAGTAGTCCGTGGGTAACGATTTATAAAGAGGTTTTCTTGATTCATTTGTTCAGACATTTGAAATCGCACTTCAAATACGTTGCTCGTCCAAGACTATTTTTTCAAGGCGTGGCTTTAAATGTGGTTTGGTGGATTTCGCTGATCAAGTTATTTCCAAAGTTTCGAAAGGCAGAACTGAAATATCAATCTCATTACAAATCATCATGA
- a CDS encoding glycosyltransferase family 1 protein, whose protein sequence is MNFNHISCQSFHSGIGRYSFELALALREKNEDTFLYKLKSLPDPLAAFDWVRSIPFRSFRNLHPYLLPLFIERGIAQAQGLLHAHWFLSGLSILNRKAPKVVTMHDVSLLHIPEKNKLFESYYRSALEAFRRKQIPLIVVSESAKRDTLKFARYPEHLVHAVHNGINHHQFYPIENSRANREASGKFTLIYSGGLGVRKNLGQLLRAFFHIEKEFPEARLKIAGAFPERTDYPRLAMSLGLKNVEFTGYIPESEMNAFYNSGDLFVYPSLYEGFGFAPLEAMAAGVPVLSSFKGALSETLEHAAFPLGQSVEDAVDKMTFLIQNPSFRQTLTERGLARAKEFSWEKTAQETMKVYSQTY, encoded by the coding sequence ATGAATTTCAATCACATTTCATGCCAATCCTTTCACTCCGGCATCGGTCGATACAGTTTTGAATTGGCATTGGCTTTAAGAGAAAAGAATGAAGATACTTTCCTCTATAAACTGAAATCGTTACCCGACCCGCTCGCTGCGTTTGATTGGGTGCGAAGCATCCCGTTCCGTTCGTTTCGCAATCTGCATCCTTATCTCTTGCCGCTCTTTATCGAACGCGGCATCGCACAGGCGCAAGGGCTTTTGCATGCGCATTGGTTTCTTTCGGGGCTCTCGATTCTTAATCGCAAAGCGCCAAAGGTGGTAACGATGCACGATGTCTCGCTCCTTCATATTCCTGAGAAAAACAAGCTGTTTGAATCTTATTACCGAAGCGCGTTAGAGGCGTTTCGGCGAAAGCAAATCCCGCTCATTGTGGTATCAGAATCGGCTAAGCGCGATACGCTTAAATTTGCGCGTTACCCTGAGCATTTGGTTCACGCGGTTCATAATGGAATTAATCATCACCAATTTTATCCGATTGAAAATAGCCGCGCCAATCGTGAGGCAAGCGGGAAATTCACCCTGATTTATTCCGGTGGATTGGGTGTGAGGAAAAATCTTGGACAGTTGTTACGTGCCTTTTTTCATATTGAAAAGGAATTCCCCGAAGCACGGCTGAAAATTGCCGGTGCCTTCCCTGAACGGACAGACTACCCACGCCTTGCGATGTCGCTTGGGCTCAAGAATGTTGAGTTTACGGGCTACATCCCCGAGTCAGAAATGAATGCCTTCTATAACAGCGGCGATCTCTTTGTTTATCCGTCACTTTATGAAGGCTTTGGCTTTGCGCCTCTTGAAGCAATGGCGGCCGGCGTTCCGGTACTCTCTTCCTTTAAGGGGGCACTCAGCGAAACACTTGAACACGCCGCATTCCCGCTCGGACAAAGCGTTGAGGACGCCGTCGATAAAATGACCTTTTTGATTCAGAACCCGTCATTCAGGCAAACACTCACCGAAAGGGGCTTGGCAAGAGCTAAGGAATTCAGTTGGGAAAAAACCGCACAAGAAACAATGAAAGTTTATTCACAAACCTATTAA